The proteins below are encoded in one region of Methanomassiliicoccus luminyensis B10:
- the ligD gene encoding non-homologous end-joining DNA ligase translates to MDNDRSFGGITVKLTRQDKVLFPGDGLTKGDLVDYYSRISPTMLPHMRGRPVMLSRYPDGITGEGFYQKEMPDRHPAWLRTVTIRKEGGTLRQMVCEKEADLAYLANLACITPHIWLSREDRLDRPDRLIFDLDPHEQGFDLVRHVALRLRDQLGELGMTAFVMTTGSKGLHVAVPLDRSASFDEARAFAREVASRVAKEGPDSMTLDPSKEGREDRLFIDIYRNAYGQTGVAPYAVRARSGAPVAAPLEWGQVEDGGAGPQSYNIHNVFRRLERSGDPWKEIDDRPASIARAAAALKGSQG, encoded by the coding sequence ATGGACAACGATCGCTCTTTTGGCGGGATCACGGTCAAGCTGACCCGCCAGGACAAGGTCCTCTTCCCCGGGGACGGCCTGACCAAGGGCGATCTGGTGGATTACTACTCCCGCATCTCCCCGACCATGCTGCCCCACATGCGCGGCCGCCCCGTAATGTTGTCCAGGTACCCCGACGGCATCACGGGGGAGGGCTTTTATCAGAAGGAAATGCCAGACCGCCATCCCGCATGGTTGCGGACGGTGACGATCAGGAAGGAGGGCGGGACGCTCCGTCAGATGGTGTGCGAGAAGGAGGCCGACCTCGCCTACCTTGCGAACCTCGCCTGCATCACCCCCCACATATGGCTGAGCAGGGAGGACCGCCTGGACCGGCCCGACAGGCTGATCTTCGACCTGGACCCCCACGAGCAGGGGTTCGACCTGGTCCGGCACGTCGCCCTGAGGCTGAGGGATCAGCTCGGCGAGCTGGGCATGACCGCGTTCGTAATGACCACTGGCTCGAAGGGGCTGCATGTGGCGGTGCCTTTGGACCGGTCGGCGTCCTTTGATGAGGCAAGGGCGTTCGCTCGGGAAGTGGCCTCCCGGGTCGCCAAGGAGGGACCCGATAGTATGACCCTCGACCCTTCCAAGGAGGGGCGGGAGGACCGGCTGTTCATCGACATATACCGGAACGCCTACGGGCAGACCGGGGTTGCCCCCTACGCGGTCCGGGCGAGGAGCGGGGCGCCGGTGGCCGCCCCCTTGGAGTGGGGCCAGGTCGAGGATGGCGGGGCGGGACCTCAGAGCTACAATATCCATAACGTATTCAGGAGGCTGGAGCGGAGCGGCGACCCGTGGAAGGAGATCGACGACCGACCCGCCTCGATCGCCCGGGCGGCGGCCGCGTTGAAGGGGTCCCAGGGCTGA
- a CDS encoding ribonuclease H-like domain-containing protein has product MIRRTFLILPSVGKGKEMTLWKAGISDWDAFLSAPKVPGISRERKARMDEAVDRADKFLSGGKTEYFSKILPTVEHWRMYDRFRDDAAYLDIETDGCYRHASVTVVGIHRRGETVALVRGQDLNRENLAKALEGVKMLVTFNGSSFDLPILEYHFPFTVPKVPHYDLRHACRRAGYEGGLKHIEKRMGIGRAREVEYVTGEEAVYLWRVWERSGRENALNLLKRYNEEDTKNLEPIAERVYAILKSGLVHGAD; this is encoded by the coding sequence GTGATACGCCGGACCTTCCTCATCCTCCCCTCGGTGGGCAAGGGCAAGGAGATGACCCTCTGGAAGGCCGGGATATCTGACTGGGACGCCTTCCTCTCTGCGCCCAAGGTCCCCGGGATCTCCAGGGAGCGGAAGGCCCGCATGGACGAGGCGGTGGACCGGGCGGACAAGTTCCTCTCCGGCGGGAAGACCGAATATTTCTCCAAGATCCTGCCCACCGTCGAGCACTGGAGGATGTACGACCGCTTCAGGGATGATGCCGCCTACCTGGACATCGAGACCGATGGGTGCTACCGTCACGCCAGTGTCACGGTGGTAGGGATACACCGCCGCGGGGAGACCGTAGCCCTGGTCCGCGGGCAGGACCTCAACAGGGAGAACTTGGCCAAGGCGCTGGAGGGAGTGAAGATGCTGGTGACGTTCAACGGCAGCTCCTTCGACCTCCCCATCCTGGAGTACCACTTTCCATTCACCGTGCCCAAGGTGCCTCACTACGACCTTCGGCACGCCTGCCGCCGGGCCGGCTACGAGGGCGGGCTGAAGCACATCGAGAAGCGGATGGGTATCGGCCGCGCCAGGGAGGTGGAGTACGTCACCGGGGAGGAGGCGGTGTACCTCTGGAGGGTGTGGGAACGGTCCGGGCGGGAGAACGCCCTCAACCTGCTCAAGCGCTACAACGAGGAGGATACTAAGAACCTCGAGCCCATCGCCGAACGTGTATATGCAATCCTTAAGAGCGGCCTGGTGCATGGGGCGGATTGA
- a CDS encoding uroporphyrinogen decarboxylase family protein, with protein sequence MNSRERFLSALDLDTPDRVPVFYQHLGGARHVLDASGLTIREGFQDPAVFAKICLQARRLFGYDNVMAGWGDLLTEAQAHGSVWRFPERDFYPQMERHVVQDLADVDKLRPVDPLEDRFWSVPLKAGGILKGSVGKEVAVIGSIVSPFFLASELRGYENLLMDTFAAPEAVEKMTEVATASLKTYGERAAALGLDAVFVDDSSASESMLPPEMSERFDVRHLKELVDRYKELGLRTIIHNDAQQPFVDMQIATGAACSHFNNDCVDLAGMFEKHRGKVCLMAGINHQELMFKKSPQEVEAAVRSTIDIYGKEPGLIIAPGCEVPFKSPLENIVMLRQACEKHGRY encoded by the coding sequence ATGAACTCCCGGGAAAGGTTCCTGTCGGCGTTGGACCTGGACACCCCTGACCGAGTGCCGGTGTTCTACCAGCACCTCGGAGGCGCGAGGCACGTGCTGGATGCGTCAGGGCTTACCATCAGGGAAGGGTTCCAGGACCCCGCCGTGTTCGCCAAGATCTGTCTCCAGGCCCGCCGGCTGTTCGGCTACGACAACGTCATGGCAGGCTGGGGCGACCTGCTGACGGAGGCGCAGGCCCACGGGAGCGTGTGGAGGTTTCCAGAGAGGGACTTCTACCCCCAGATGGAGCGGCACGTGGTACAGGACCTTGCCGACGTGGACAAGCTCCGCCCGGTCGACCCCCTGGAGGACCGCTTCTGGTCGGTGCCGCTCAAGGCCGGGGGGATCCTCAAGGGGAGTGTGGGGAAGGAGGTGGCGGTGATTGGCTCCATTGTTTCGCCGTTCTTCCTGGCCTCCGAACTTCGTGGCTACGAGAACCTGCTGATGGACACCTTCGCCGCCCCCGAGGCGGTGGAGAAGATGACCGAGGTAGCGACCGCGTCTCTGAAGACCTACGGCGAGCGGGCGGCGGCCCTCGGCCTTGACGCGGTGTTCGTGGACGACAGCAGCGCCTCCGAGAGCATGCTCCCCCCGGAGATGTCCGAGAGGTTCGACGTCCGCCACTTGAAGGAACTGGTGGATAGGTACAAGGAACTGGGATTGAGGACCATCATCCACAACGACGCCCAGCAGCCGTTCGTCGACATGCAGATCGCCACCGGGGCAGCCTGCTCCCACTTCAACAACGACTGCGTGGACCTGGCCGGGATGTTCGAGAAGCACCGGGGCAAGGTATGCCTGATGGCCGGCATCAACCACCAGGAGCTGATGTTCAAGAAGAGCCCGCAGGAGGTGGAAGCCGCAGTCAGGAGCACCATCGATATATATGGAAAGGAGCCGGGGCTCATCATCGCTCCCGGCTGCGAGGTCCCCTTCAAGAGCCCCCTGGAGAACATCGTCATGCTGAGGCAGGCCTGCGAGAAGCACGGCCGGTACTGA
- a CDS encoding cobalamin B12-binding domain-containing protein, whose protein sequence is MSNEILDKLSDVVVKGKIKEAKPLAEQALAAGVDPKIIIFDSLSKAMATVGQKYESKQYFLPQVLLAAQTMYQALDVVLPRMKVDTKAKQPGKIVLAVVEGDVHDIGKNILKAMLTGAGLTIYDLGRDVPVKNIIEKAKAESAQIIATSTLMTSTLVAMREIERMLAEENLKGKMKTIIGGGATNKEYSAQIGTDAWAHDAIEAVRVIDDLLA, encoded by the coding sequence ATGAGCAACGAAATACTTGACAAATTATCCGATGTCGTAGTCAAGGGCAAAATAAAGGAGGCCAAGCCGCTGGCGGAGCAGGCCCTTGCCGCCGGGGTCGACCCCAAGATCATCATCTTCGACAGCTTGAGCAAGGCCATGGCCACGGTGGGCCAGAAATACGAGAGCAAACAGTATTTCCTGCCCCAGGTCCTTTTGGCCGCCCAGACCATGTACCAGGCCCTCGACGTGGTCCTTCCCAGGATGAAAGTGGATACCAAGGCCAAGCAGCCCGGAAAGATCGTTCTGGCAGTGGTGGAGGGCGATGTCCATGACATCGGAAAGAACATCCTCAAGGCCATGCTGACCGGGGCCGGCCTTACCATCTACGACCTCGGCAGGGATGTGCCGGTAAAGAACATAATCGAGAAGGCCAAGGCCGAGAGCGCCCAGATCATTGCCACCTCCACTCTTATGACCTCCACATTGGTCGCCATGAGGGAGATCGAGAGGATGCTGGCGGAAGAGAACCTGAAGGGAAAGATGAAGACCATCATCGGCGGTGGAGCTACCAACAAGGAATACTCCGCGCAGATCGGCACCGACGCCTGGGCCCATGACGCCATTGAGGCGGTCCGGGTCATCGACGACCTCCTCGCCTGA
- a CDS encoding metallophosphoesterase, producing the protein MDRIEAFKGVYMTSEQCLLIPEERTAVVADLHIGYESALEAEGIHIPHVQTASVKENLLKIIDKYALDRIILLGDLKHEFSRNLGQEMRDVRSVMEMLSNLVEVILVKGNHDNYIENIVSRIQVPVVPLYRAAGLTFVHGHQPCADRPLVMGHEHPSVKIFDRVGAYLKLPCFVHLREEGVLVLPAFSPLAAGTDLTRVSKRDYLSPILKNYDVGEAEIIGCSDIGLLPLGKLSTLEGLRL; encoded by the coding sequence ATGGACCGGATCGAGGCTTTCAAGGGCGTGTACATGACATCGGAGCAGTGCCTCCTCATCCCCGAGGAGAGGACCGCCGTGGTGGCGGACCTCCACATCGGGTACGAGTCTGCCCTGGAGGCGGAGGGCATCCATATACCGCACGTGCAGACCGCCTCGGTGAAGGAGAACCTCCTGAAGATCATCGACAAGTATGCCCTGGACCGCATCATCCTGCTGGGCGACCTGAAGCACGAGTTCTCCAGGAACCTGGGGCAGGAGATGAGGGACGTGCGGTCCGTCATGGAGATGCTCTCCAATCTGGTGGAGGTCATCCTGGTGAAAGGGAACCATGACAACTACATCGAGAACATAGTCTCCCGCATCCAGGTACCGGTGGTGCCGTTGTACCGCGCCGCCGGCCTCACCTTCGTGCACGGCCACCAGCCCTGTGCCGACAGGCCGCTGGTCATGGGGCACGAGCATCCCTCTGTCAAGATATTCGACCGGGTGGGAGCGTACCTGAAGCTGCCATGCTTTGTGCATCTGAGGGAGGAAGGGGTCCTGGTCCTTCCGGCGTTCAGCCCTCTTGCTGCCGGCACCGACCTCACTAGGGTGTCGAAGAGGGACTACCTCTCCCCGATCCTCAAGAACTATGATGTCGGGGAGGCCGAGATAATCGGCTGCAGTGACATCGGTCTGCTCCCCCTAGGAAAACTGTCGACGCTAGAGGGCCTGCGGCTGTGA
- a CDS encoding YcaO-related McrA-glycine thioamidation protein, translating to MKLGPSPKGYSADGQRTADPAETLKRIEPLLKTAGITRVAEITDLDRIGVPVFSSIRPAAESGAISVYNGKGLTKEEARVSAIMEGIERYSAEVRGDTIIRQGADEFMSSRNAVDPIDLILPRGVAYWVMQQQAVGWVKGTELNTMEDMWVPASAAFHPYASRADLMIFRTSTNGLASGNNLEEAILHGLCEVIERDAWSFAEAHRKTGRRIAPPASGRVREIIDRFTSQGVEVHLKDLTSDIGIPTVAAAADDAAMQDPALLNLGLATHLDPEVAALKALLEVAQSRLTQIHGAREDTVRAEQTRKLGYERMKRLNKMWLDEEGEAEELTDLPSLATDDVFDDLQLVRAKLNSRGLTRTVVVDLTRKALGIPVVRVIVPGLEVYAIDEDRIGPRLMGSST from the coding sequence ATGAAGTTGGGCCCCTCCCCCAAAGGCTACAGCGCGGACGGGCAGAGGACCGCGGATCCCGCCGAGACGCTCAAGCGGATCGAACCCCTGCTGAAGACGGCAGGCATCACCAGGGTCGCCGAGATCACCGACCTCGACCGCATCGGGGTGCCCGTCTTCTCCAGCATCCGTCCGGCCGCGGAGAGCGGCGCGATATCGGTGTACAACGGCAAGGGCCTTACCAAAGAGGAGGCCAGGGTGTCCGCGATCATGGAGGGTATCGAGCGGTACAGCGCCGAGGTCCGAGGCGATACCATCATCCGGCAGGGCGCCGACGAGTTCATGTCCTCCCGGAACGCCGTCGATCCCATCGACCTCATCCTGCCGAGGGGGGTGGCCTACTGGGTCATGCAGCAGCAGGCCGTCGGCTGGGTCAAGGGCACCGAGCTGAACACCATGGAGGACATGTGGGTGCCTGCCAGCGCGGCATTCCATCCTTATGCCTCCAGGGCCGACCTGATGATCTTCCGCACCTCCACCAACGGCCTGGCCTCCGGCAACAACCTCGAGGAGGCGATCCTTCACGGGCTGTGCGAAGTGATCGAAAGGGACGCCTGGTCATTTGCGGAGGCGCACCGGAAGACCGGCCGGCGCATCGCTCCGCCCGCCTCCGGCCGGGTGAGGGAGATCATCGACAGGTTCACCTCGCAGGGGGTAGAGGTCCACCTGAAGGACCTCACCTCTGACATCGGCATTCCCACCGTCGCCGCGGCCGCCGATGATGCGGCCATGCAGGACCCCGCGCTGCTGAACCTGGGATTGGCGACGCACCTTGACCCCGAGGTCGCGGCCTTGAAGGCGCTGCTGGAGGTGGCCCAGAGCCGCCTCACCCAGATCCATGGGGCCAGGGAGGACACCGTCAGGGCGGAGCAGACCAGGAAGCTCGGGTACGAGCGGATGAAGCGGCTCAACAAGATGTGGCTGGACGAGGAGGGGGAGGCCGAGGAGCTGACCGACCTGCCGTCCCTGGCGACCGACGACGTGTTCGACGACCTGCAGCTCGTCCGCGCCAAGCTCAACTCCAGAGGGCTCACCCGCACCGTGGTGGTCGACCTTACCAGGAAGGCGCTGGGCATACCGGTGGTCCGGGTGATCGTGCCGGGGCTGGAAGTGTACGCCATCGATGAGGACCGCATCGGACCCCGGCTCATGGGCAGCTCGACATGA
- a CDS encoding MtaA/CmuA family methyltransferase, with the protein MTTPKELVMAALSKQKTERTPIGIFTQSATVDQMDAVGAQWPDAHSNADLMAKLAAAAATTLSFDTIRIPFDLTAEAEAFGATVDLGKQDRTPMLKAHPYESGSDPVIPTDLSKGRVGVVIEATKKLKAQYGNEYPIVVGVAGPFTLAGHLVETGNLLLWCITEPDSVHKFVEAATKFEEKYIAALVAAGADVIVFVDPSASTDMMHPDMFDVFALPYLQRCNAAAKGAKTVLHICGNTTELLDHMIKTGVDGVSIEEKVTPESAVSIVNGRVALVGNVGVVKPLFQGNAADTTEATKRVVAAGFNIVAPGCGLAAKVPKENLVAMVKAVKG; encoded by the coding sequence GTGACGACCCCAAAGGAGCTTGTAATGGCCGCCCTGTCTAAGCAAAAGACAGAGAGGACGCCCATAGGCATTTTCACCCAGAGCGCGACTGTTGACCAGATGGATGCCGTTGGCGCCCAGTGGCCCGATGCCCACAGCAATGCCGACCTCATGGCCAAGCTTGCCGCCGCTGCTGCTACCACCCTTAGCTTCGACACCATCAGGATCCCCTTCGACCTGACCGCCGAGGCTGAGGCTTTCGGAGCCACCGTGGACCTTGGAAAGCAGGACAGGACCCCTATGTTGAAGGCCCACCCCTATGAGTCCGGTTCCGACCCCGTGATCCCCACCGACCTCAGCAAGGGCCGCGTAGGCGTTGTCATCGAGGCCACCAAGAAGCTGAAGGCCCAGTACGGCAACGAGTACCCCATCGTGGTCGGCGTCGCCGGCCCCTTCACCCTCGCTGGCCACCTCGTGGAGACCGGCAACCTGCTCCTCTGGTGCATCACCGAGCCGGACAGCGTCCACAAGTTTGTTGAGGCCGCTACCAAGTTCGAGGAGAAGTACATCGCCGCGCTGGTCGCTGCCGGTGCCGATGTGATCGTGTTCGTGGACCCTTCTGCCTCCACCGACATGATGCACCCCGATATGTTCGACGTGTTCGCTCTGCCCTACCTGCAGAGGTGCAACGCCGCCGCCAAGGGCGCTAAGACCGTCCTGCACATCTGCGGCAACACCACCGAGCTGCTCGACCACATGATCAAGACCGGAGTGGACGGCGTGTCCATCGAAGAGAAGGTCACCCCCGAGTCCGCTGTCAGCATCGTGAACGGCAGGGTCGCCCTGGTCGGCAACGTCGGCGTCGTCAAGCCCCTGTTCCAGGGCAACGCTGCCGATACCACCGAGGCTACCAAGCGCGTGGTTGCCGCTGGCTTCAACATCGTCGCCCCCGGCTGCGGTCTGGCCGCCAAGGTTCCCAAGGAGAACCTGGTCGCAATGGTCAAGGCCGTCAAGGGCTGA
- a CDS encoding methylamine methyltransferase corrinoid protein reductive activase, whose product MGLGVALDVGTSGYRSQIVDLSNNGKIISTAITMRHPLPGANIMDHLTFWLENGSEVGHKIIMDTVSRLIEAHGVDTGKIERLAVCGNPAQVSMFENIEVRDLAFAGQSMLSRLNVKVPDRRGKLITAGDIGLNALRSECAVIIPPSIRHEIGADALAMIIKSKLLEKKETCMVTDYGTNAEMGLFHDGELYTGSAAAGPAMEGQAIDHGMLAAPFAISDLSFAGDGSWNNYVLNETLKPQLGTVVDPSTGRSRAANAIKARGITGTGVVAAVALGLESGLITPPKINTRDHVLHLQDGIDFNEHDLMEAGKAMGAIRAGHRTLIAEVGIDENAVKTMYLAGASGTYVDPLKAQTAGMVPRIIEKTVQIGNTSLMMAYDLVKDEETLDRMQSVADSIASKHIMFATSKIFENIYLNELSYWTEAMPMEMYNEMLKGYGLAPLPKIVRPKSVERIVSSDIPVLGSGGLKILDNVGVYLTSSFEGCTGCGTCEQQCPENALTVIDGGKNGYTVKIATEFCLGTACKKCEAACPEHVYRFADHKVTERD is encoded by the coding sequence ATGGGCTTGGGAGTAGCGTTAGATGTCGGGACCAGCGGATACCGGTCCCAGATCGTGGACTTGTCGAACAACGGTAAGATCATCTCTACCGCCATCACCATGCGGCACCCGCTCCCGGGCGCGAACATCATGGACCACCTGACCTTCTGGCTGGAGAACGGCTCCGAGGTCGGGCACAAGATCATCATGGATACCGTGAGCCGCCTTATCGAGGCCCACGGCGTGGACACCGGGAAGATAGAAAGGCTGGCGGTGTGCGGCAACCCTGCGCAGGTCTCCATGTTCGAGAACATCGAGGTAAGGGACCTCGCGTTCGCCGGCCAGTCGATGCTGAGCCGCCTCAACGTGAAGGTGCCGGACCGTCGGGGCAAGCTCATCACTGCCGGCGACATCGGCCTGAACGCCCTGAGATCGGAATGCGCGGTGATCATCCCGCCCTCCATAAGGCACGAGATCGGCGCCGACGCGCTGGCCATGATCATCAAGTCCAAGCTGCTCGAAAAGAAGGAAACGTGCATGGTCACCGACTACGGGACCAACGCGGAGATGGGCCTGTTCCACGACGGCGAACTGTACACCGGTTCGGCAGCAGCGGGTCCGGCCATGGAAGGGCAGGCCATCGACCACGGCATGCTCGCCGCCCCCTTCGCCATCAGCGATCTCAGCTTCGCCGGGGACGGCTCGTGGAACAACTATGTTCTGAACGAGACCCTCAAGCCCCAGCTCGGCACCGTGGTGGACCCCTCCACCGGGAGGTCGAGAGCGGCCAACGCCATCAAGGCAAGGGGCATCACCGGGACCGGCGTGGTCGCGGCGGTCGCGCTGGGCTTGGAGTCCGGCCTCATCACTCCGCCCAAGATCAACACCCGGGACCATGTCCTCCACCTGCAGGACGGGATTGATTTCAACGAGCATGACCTGATGGAAGCGGGGAAGGCCATGGGGGCCATAAGGGCCGGCCACCGCACTCTCATCGCGGAGGTCGGCATCGACGAGAACGCCGTCAAGACCATGTACCTGGCCGGTGCGTCAGGCACCTACGTGGACCCCCTCAAGGCCCAGACCGCGGGGATGGTGCCGCGCATCATCGAGAAGACGGTGCAGATCGGCAATACCTCGCTCATGATGGCCTACGACCTCGTGAAGGACGAGGAGACCCTGGACCGCATGCAGAGCGTAGCGGACTCCATAGCCTCGAAGCACATCATGTTCGCCACCAGCAAGATCTTCGAGAACATCTACCTCAACGAGCTGTCCTACTGGACCGAGGCCATGCCCATGGAGATGTACAACGAGATGCTGAAGGGCTACGGCCTCGCCCCCCTGCCCAAGATCGTAAGGCCCAAGAGCGTGGAAAGGATAGTGTCCTCGGACATCCCCGTCCTCGGCAGCGGCGGGCTCAAGATCCTTGACAACGTGGGCGTGTACCTGACGAGCAGCTTCGAGGGCTGCACCGGATGCGGCACTTGCGAGCAGCAGTGCCCCGAGAACGCCCTCACGGTCATCGATGGCGGGAAGAACGGGTACACCGTCAAGATCGCCACGGAGTTCTGCCTGGGCACCGCGTGCAAGAAATGCGAGGCGGCCTGCCCTGAACACGTGTACCGCTTCGCCGATCACAAGGTGACCGAGAGGGACTGA
- a CDS encoding single-stranded-DNA-specific exonuclease RecJ translates to MAEEKVRDIRGFEKAAAEAARFLLGSKSVLVIGHIDADGITASSIASVALRRAGIEHNVRFVKKLDDAELDRAKASPMERLWFVDLGSGMFSRLDPERSAVSDHHRPDDSHPRTRGQADLFSFAGYHVNPHLYGLDGSTEISGAGATYAVAKAMDPCNRDLAVLAVIGAVGDFQDSAEGRLTGYNRTILQDAVDAGLVRAEKDLRLFGRQTRPLHTLLQHSSDPPLLPYITRRRAGANPLGEDPVKQDEDKMACIDFVTECGVPVSEGGRLRYWSELSWEERQAVVSRLVDRMIDSGKGVAQVRKVIGEAYTLSEDLPGAPPGWFKGDDVKLRAIFDAKEFATLLNACGRHEKADLGRAVCQGDRAEAFREAIEQQDDHREKLKAAIELVKNGEGNRPTDVTGGGEGLSNIRYFHSGDRIEDTIVGIVAGMVLGSDARLADRPLIGFAQAMDGTCSVKVSARGTRDLVKRGLDLSIALRGAAESAGGTGGGHNIAAGATIPGGREDEFLLALDRIVGDQLSRAL, encoded by the coding sequence ATGGCAGAGGAGAAGGTCAGGGACATCAGGGGGTTCGAGAAGGCCGCGGCGGAGGCCGCCAGGTTCCTGCTCGGCTCGAAGTCCGTCCTGGTGATCGGGCACATCGACGCCGACGGCATCACAGCCTCCTCCATCGCATCCGTGGCGCTTCGGCGCGCCGGCATCGAGCACAATGTGCGCTTCGTTAAGAAGCTGGACGACGCCGAGCTGGATAGAGCGAAGGCGTCCCCCATGGAGCGGCTGTGGTTCGTGGACCTCGGCAGCGGCATGTTCTCCAGGTTGGATCCTGAACGGTCGGCGGTCTCGGACCACCACCGCCCCGATGACTCCCATCCCCGGACCAGGGGACAGGCGGATCTGTTCTCCTTCGCCGGGTATCACGTCAACCCCCACCTTTACGGGCTGGACGGCTCCACCGAGATCTCCGGGGCCGGCGCCACCTATGCCGTGGCCAAGGCCATGGACCCCTGCAACCGGGACCTCGCGGTCCTTGCGGTGATCGGGGCGGTGGGGGACTTCCAGGACTCCGCGGAAGGACGGTTGACGGGGTACAACCGCACCATCCTGCAGGACGCCGTCGACGCCGGCCTGGTCCGGGCGGAAAAGGACCTCCGCCTGTTCGGGCGCCAGACCCGCCCGCTGCACACCCTGCTCCAGCACTCCTCCGATCCGCCGCTGCTGCCGTACATCACCAGGAGGCGGGCGGGCGCGAACCCTCTGGGCGAGGACCCCGTGAAGCAGGACGAGGATAAGATGGCCTGCATCGACTTCGTGACCGAGTGCGGGGTCCCTGTCTCCGAAGGCGGCCGCCTCAGGTACTGGTCCGAACTGAGCTGGGAGGAGAGGCAGGCCGTGGTAAGCAGGCTGGTGGACCGCATGATCGACTCCGGGAAGGGCGTCGCCCAGGTGCGCAAGGTCATCGGGGAGGCATATACGCTCTCCGAGGACCTGCCTGGAGCTCCCCCGGGGTGGTTCAAGGGCGACGATGTCAAGCTCAGGGCCATCTTCGATGCCAAGGAGTTCGCCACCCTGCTGAACGCCTGCGGCCGCCACGAGAAGGCCGATCTCGGGAGGGCGGTATGCCAGGGCGACCGCGCCGAGGCGTTCAGGGAAGCTATCGAGCAGCAGGACGATCATCGGGAAAAGCTCAAGGCCGCCATCGAGCTGGTGAAGAACGGGGAAGGCAACCGGCCCACTGATGTCACCGGCGGCGGGGAGGGGCTGAGCAACATCAGGTACTTCCACAGCGGGGACCGCATCGAGGACACCATCGTGGGTATCGTGGCCGGCATGGTGCTCGGCTCGGACGCCAGGCTCGCCGACCGTCCCCTCATCGGATTCGCTCAGGCCATGGACGGCACCTGCTCGGTGAAGGTGTCCGCGAGGGGCACCCGAGATCTGGTGAAGCGCGGGCTTGACCTCTCCATCGCATTGCGCGGGGCCGCCGAGTCGGCCGGAGGCACCGGGGGCGGCCACAACATCGCCGCCGGGGCTACCATACCTGGGGGGAGGGAGGACGAGTTCCTCCTCGCCCTCGACCGCATCGTGGGAGATCAGCTCAGCCGAGCACTTTGA
- a CDS encoding beta-1,6-N-acetylglucosaminyltransferase, producing MTQAYCVSAHKNPQQVRMLVDHLCEEDLVYMNVFNHRGAGERAAWGKWFSDIPPDRLFIRYRYKRGWGTFSQVQAALDAMNYFKDAKYTHFVNLSGQCYPIKPMDEVRDFFRRSPETSFMEAQAVVYEEGEEGYNPDILGRLGYWWIRYPDIYFRLTGRSNFGFRNKFLKVRRRWNKEVPGGLRPYKGSSWFMLSKDAVDHVLEAIAGDPRIIGFFRRSGLPDESFFHTILMNSALPVVSEPQGLHYIDWSRDDVPNPPVLDGRYFDALRSSPKLFARKFDIVAEPGISTGRARARGEDLGGAAPARPGRGLRRPAPPSVDS from the coding sequence ATGACCCAGGCGTACTGCGTCTCCGCTCACAAGAACCCCCAACAGGTCAGGATGCTGGTGGACCACCTCTGCGAGGAGGACCTGGTCTACATGAACGTGTTCAACCACAGGGGCGCCGGGGAGCGGGCCGCCTGGGGCAAGTGGTTCTCCGACATCCCCCCGGACCGACTGTTCATCAGGTACCGGTACAAGCGGGGGTGGGGAACCTTCTCACAAGTCCAGGCCGCCCTCGATGCCATGAACTACTTCAAGGATGCGAAGTACACGCATTTTGTGAACCTCAGCGGGCAGTGCTATCCCATCAAGCCCATGGATGAGGTGAGGGATTTCTTCCGTCGCAGCCCCGAAACATCGTTCATGGAGGCCCAGGCGGTGGTGTACGAGGAGGGCGAGGAAGGTTACAACCCGGACATCCTGGGCCGGCTGGGGTACTGGTGGATACGGTACCCCGACATCTACTTCCGCCTCACCGGGCGCAGCAACTTTGGTTTCCGGAACAAGTTCCTCAAGGTGCGGCGCAGGTGGAACAAGGAGGTCCCCGGCGGCCTGAGGCCGTACAAGGGCAGCTCATGGTTCATGCTGAGCAAGGACGCGGTAGATCATGTGCTGGAGGCGATCGCGGGGGACCCCCGGATCATCGGCTTCTTCCGAAGGTCGGGCCTTCCGGACGAATCCTTCTTCCACACGATATTGATGAACTCCGCTTTGCCCGTGGTCTCCGAGCCCCAAGGTCTCCACTACATCGACTGGTCGAGGGACGATGTCCCCAACCCGCCGGTGCTCGACGGCAGGTACTTCGATGCTCTGAGATCCTCCCCCAAGCTTTTTGCCAGGAAGTTCGACATCGTGGCGGAGCCCGGCATATCAACGGGTCGAGCGCGAGCTCGTGGCGAGGACCTCGGGGGAGCAGCTCCCGCCCGCCCCGGGCGAGGCCTGAGGCGTCCTGCTCCGCCGTCCGTCGATAGCTAG